TGCCTGAGACGTTTACGACTATGACACTTTTTTTATCTAGTTTTGGGCAAAGCTTCTCCAGATATGCCAGCGCGTGCGCGCTTTCGATGGCCGGGATGATGCCCTCCATTTTGCTTAAGAAATAAAGAGCGTTTATGCACTCATCGTCCGTTACGGCTTCGTATTTTACCCTTTTGATGTCGTTTAGGTGAGCATGCTCTGGTCCGATGCCTGGGTAGTCTAAGCCTGCTGAGATGCTATGCACTGGCAAGATCATACCGTACTCATCTTGCAAGACGGTTGTTTTCATGCCGTGGATAATGCCGGTTTTGCCTTTGCTAAGCGTAGCTGCGTGATAAGGCGTCTCTATGCCAAGGCCGCCAGCCTCGATACCTACTAAATTTACGCTCTCATCGTCCAAAAATGCGCTAAAAATTCCAATAGCATTACTGCCGCCTCCAACACAGGCGATGACGTAGTCGGCCTTTTTGCCATACTCTGCAAGCTGAGCCTTCGCCTCTGTGCCGATGATGCTTTGGAAGTCACGCACGATCTTTGGATATGGGTGTGGGCCAACGGCTGAGCCGATGACGTAAAATGCACTCTCTATCTCGTTTACCCACGCTTGTATGGCCGCCGTAGTCGCCTCTTTTAGCGTTTTTAGGCCGTCTTCTACGCTCACCACTTTTGCTCCAAGAAGCTGCATACGAAAGGCATTTAGCTGCTGTCTAGCCACGTCTGTTGCCCCCATATACACGTCGCACTCCAAGCCCAAAAGTGCCGCAGCAGTCGCTGTCGCCACGCCGTGCTGACCAGCTCCAGTTTCAGCTAAAATTTTCTTTTTGCCCATTTTTTTAGCAAGTAGCGCTTGAGCAAGAGCGTTATTTATCTTGTGCGCGCCAGTGTGGTTTAGATCCTCTCTTTTTAGGTAAATTTCATGTCCGTAGTGCTCACTCAGGCGCTTTGCAAAAAAGAGCGGACTAGGCCTACCCACATAATTTTTAAGCAGATCATCAAGCTCGTCTTTAAACTCTTTTGTCTTTGCGATGCTAGCATAGGCGCTTTCCAGCTCATCAAGGGCAAACATCACCGTCTCAGGCACGAACTGCCCGCCAAATTTTCCAAAATATGCTTTACTATTCATCTTCTACCTCACCTATGATCTTTAAAATTCTCTCTATCTTTTGCGCATCTTTTATGCCGTTTTCGTCCTCGACTTTTGAGTTGATATCGACTAGATATGGCTTAAATTTGAGCGCCTCTTTTATGTTGTGCTCGCCTATGCCCCCAGCCATGCCAAATTTAAATTTGACCTCTTTTAAAATTTCCCATTCAAAGCTAGTGCCATTTCCGCCGGCATTTTCGCCCTTGCAGTCAAAAAGCGCCATGTCAAAATGCTTAAAATCAACCTCTGGCAAGCTAT
This genomic interval from Campylobacter concisus contains the following:
- the trpB gene encoding tryptophan synthase subunit beta, whose protein sequence is MNSKAYFGKFGGQFVPETVMFALDELESAYASIAKTKEFKDELDDLLKNYVGRPSPLFFAKRLSEHYGHEIYLKREDLNHTGAHKINNALAQALLAKKMGKKKILAETGAGQHGVATATAAALLGLECDVYMGATDVARQQLNAFRMQLLGAKVVSVEDGLKTLKEATTAAIQAWVNEIESAFYVIGSAVGPHPYPKIVRDFQSIIGTEAKAQLAEYGKKADYVIACVGGGSNAIGIFSAFLDDESVNLVGIEAGGLGIETPYHAATLSKGKTGIIHGMKTTVLQDEYGMILPVHSISAGLDYPGIGPEHAHLNDIKRVKYEAVTDDECINALYFLSKMEGIIPAIESAHALAYLEKLCPKLDKKSVIVVNVSGRGDKDINTVIGYEKGKIYG